One segment of Porticoccus hydrocarbonoclasticus MCTG13d DNA contains the following:
- a CDS encoding sensor histidine kinase: MSTNRPDDEQGQNTVLPPSFDPGKKWSLRCRALLITAVYAIVASLWIYASDHALMALAADTETFSRWSVYKGIGFVLVTSLLLLILIWWAFGALEKAYADLKALNQSLEKRVRARTNELELVANRAETADQLKSSFLATMSHELRTPLNSIIGFTGIILQGMAGPITREQKKQLGMVRSSARHLLDLINDVLDISKIEAGQLQVRRESFVLTDAIDQVIGSVKPLAERKGLSLHRDIAEGLSTMCSDRRRVEQILLNLLNNAIKFTDQGSVALHVELEPAWIPTTAVDSANNRISLRGKQPVPAVRFRVTDTGIGIRPEDIEQLFKPFNQVDSGLTRQHDGTGLGLAICGRLTNLLGGAIKVDSQWSQGSEFTVILPLELS, encoded by the coding sequence ATGAGCACCAACAGGCCCGACGACGAACAGGGTCAAAATACCGTTCTCCCGCCTTCCTTCGATCCGGGAAAAAAATGGTCACTGCGTTGCCGCGCACTGCTGATCACCGCTGTCTATGCGATTGTGGCCAGCTTGTGGATCTATGCCTCTGACCACGCACTGATGGCATTGGCTGCCGATACCGAAACATTCAGTCGCTGGAGCGTGTACAAAGGGATCGGATTTGTCCTGGTCACCTCCCTGTTATTACTGATACTGATCTGGTGGGCTTTCGGTGCTCTGGAGAAAGCCTATGCCGACCTCAAGGCATTGAATCAGAGCCTGGAAAAAAGGGTCAGGGCTCGCACCAATGAACTGGAATTGGTCGCCAACCGTGCTGAAACTGCCGATCAATTAAAGTCATCATTTCTGGCCACCATGTCCCACGAGTTGCGGACTCCACTCAACTCAATCATCGGTTTTACCGGCATTATCCTGCAGGGAATGGCTGGGCCCATTACCCGGGAACAGAAAAAACAACTGGGCATGGTCCGCAGCAGTGCCCGCCACTTGCTGGACCTGATCAACGACGTGTTGGATATCTCCAAAATCGAAGCCGGGCAGTTACAGGTCCGCCGGGAGTCTTTTGTCCTGACCGACGCAATCGATCAGGTGATCGGGAGTGTCAAACCATTGGCAGAGAGGAAAGGCCTGTCTCTTCACAGGGATATCGCAGAGGGTTTATCCACCATGTGCAGTGATCGTCGACGGGTTGAACAGATTTTGCTGAATCTGCTGAACAACGCCATTAAGTTCACGGACCAGGGCAGTGTCGCGTTGCATGTGGAGTTGGAACCGGCATGGATTCCTACCACTGCGGTCGACAGTGCAAACAACAGAATATCACTTCGTGGCAAGCAGCCGGTACCTGCTGTTCGATTCCGGGTCACCGATACCGGCATTGGTATCCGACCGGAAGATATAGAGCAGTTATTCAAACCCTTCAACCAGGTCGACAGTGGCCTCACCCGTCAACACGACGGCACCGGGTTGGGATTGGCGATCTGCGGCCGCCTGACCAACCTACTCGGCGGCGCAATCAAGGTCGACAGTCAATGGTCACAGGGCAGTGAATTTACCGTGATATTGCCACTGGAGCTATCATGA
- a CDS encoding response regulator gives MKEPRLDILVIEDNELNRYLLTFLLEHRGHRVRSATDGPAGIALAKALLPDLILLDIQLPTMHGYDVAATLREVESVGNIPIIAVTSHAMAGDREKALAAGCSGYIEKPIDPDTFVDEVESVCWQSPDMESS, from the coding sequence ATGAAAGAACCCCGCCTCGATATTCTGGTCATTGAAGACAATGAGCTCAATCGCTACCTGCTGACTTTTTTACTGGAACACCGGGGTCACCGCGTCAGATCGGCCACCGACGGACCGGCAGGCATTGCACTGGCCAAGGCGCTGTTGCCCGACCTGATTCTGCTGGATATACAATTACCGACCATGCATGGGTATGACGTGGCGGCAACCCTGCGCGAGGTCGAGTCAGTGGGCAATATCCCCATTATCGCAGTGACCTCCCATGCCATGGCAGGTGATCGAGAGAAAGCACTGGCAGCGGGCTGTAGCGGTTATATCGAAAAGCCCATCGACCCCGATACTTTTGTTGATGAGGTGGAAAGTGTCTGCTGGCAGTCTCCGGATATGGAAAGCAGCTGA
- a CDS encoding hybrid sensor histidine kinase/response regulator, with the protein MSRILIVDDREENLYYLETLLISHGYQVDTASQGNEALEKARNTPPDMIVSDLLMPIMDGYTLLQQWKSDSRLSHIPFIIYTATYTEESDRELALDLGADAFILKSAEPEAFLKVLWQIQDQPHIAKPIATSPVGLDENTILKTYNQTLVRKLEEKSRQLEIANRALQKDIARREATEAALRVSVERFRLLAQATSDAAWDWDMLSDNRWWNDGFTQLFGHRRADSQPDDATWAALIHPDDREEVLAGRRLAISQNGNNHWSASYRFRCADGHWAQVEDRGHLIRDDNGTVIRMVGGMTDITNRITMEKQLHRAQRLEALGMLTGGVAHDFNNLLTVVMGNAQILEDSLHDHPDHQKLASMITEAAERGADLTHRLLAFARQQSLTPRAVNLNQLVLGIEPLLQRTLGSNIVIALELDSRLPAVYVDPSELEHALLNLCVNGRDAMPLGGSLTISTRTTQTSDSTELDLSRGQYVVLSITDTGTGIAPELVDRLFEPFFTSTEQGGGTGLGLAMVHGFINQSGGQISVHSKPGEGSTFLLYLPVSDQPPIPLQVDEKPSEKIGGNEWILLVEDDHLVRSVAKHQLESLGYQVITATDGQQALDLLRKGNAVDLLFTDLRMPGMGGRQLAQLASEQCPYLKILFTTGFAGHDDEGDGLQDNTNLIRKPYHRAELAQCLRRVLTQQDNT; encoded by the coding sequence ATGTCGCGGATTCTCATTGTTGATGACCGGGAGGAAAACCTCTATTACCTGGAGACGCTGCTCATCAGCCACGGTTATCAGGTCGATACCGCCAGCCAGGGCAACGAAGCACTGGAGAAGGCACGCAATACCCCTCCCGACATGATTGTTTCTGATCTGTTGATGCCCATCATGGACGGTTACACGCTTCTCCAGCAATGGAAGTCCGACTCCCGCCTCTCGCATATCCCATTCATCATCTACACCGCTACCTACACCGAGGAAAGTGACCGTGAGCTGGCCCTGGATTTGGGTGCCGATGCCTTTATCCTCAAGTCCGCCGAGCCTGAAGCTTTTCTCAAAGTCCTGTGGCAGATACAGGATCAACCCCATATCGCCAAACCTATTGCGACCAGTCCTGTCGGCCTCGATGAAAACACAATTCTGAAGACCTATAACCAGACACTGGTTCGCAAACTGGAAGAAAAATCCCGTCAATTGGAAATCGCCAACCGGGCCTTACAGAAGGACATTGCCCGCCGGGAAGCCACGGAAGCGGCGCTTCGGGTCAGCGTGGAGCGATTCCGGCTATTGGCCCAGGCCACCAGTGATGCCGCCTGGGACTGGGATATGCTCAGTGACAATCGCTGGTGGAATGATGGTTTCACACAGCTCTTTGGCCACCGTCGCGCCGACTCACAACCTGACGACGCCACCTGGGCTGCGCTGATTCACCCCGACGATCGGGAGGAGGTGCTGGCCGGACGCCGACTGGCCATTTCCCAAAATGGCAACAATCATTGGTCCGCCAGCTATCGTTTCAGGTGTGCAGATGGTCATTGGGCTCAGGTGGAGGATCGAGGTCATCTGATTCGCGATGACAACGGCACTGTCATCCGGATGGTCGGTGGCATGACCGATATAACAAACCGCATCACAATGGAAAAACAACTTCACCGGGCACAACGGCTGGAGGCGCTGGGTATGTTGACCGGCGGGGTCGCCCATGATTTCAATAACCTGCTTACTGTGGTCATGGGTAACGCGCAAATTCTGGAAGACTCGCTGCACGACCATCCCGACCATCAAAAGCTGGCAAGTATGATCACAGAGGCTGCTGAACGTGGAGCAGATCTGACCCATCGCCTACTGGCATTTGCCCGACAACAGAGCCTCACCCCAAGGGCCGTGAACCTGAATCAACTGGTGCTCGGTATCGAACCGCTGCTGCAGCGAACGCTGGGCAGCAATATTGTAATCGCACTGGAGCTCGATTCCCGGCTACCGGCAGTCTATGTGGATCCTTCGGAACTGGAGCACGCATTGCTGAACCTGTGTGTCAACGGACGCGATGCCATGCCACTGGGCGGCAGCCTGACCATCTCAACACGTACCACTCAGACGAGCGATTCAACCGAGCTGGATTTGAGTCGTGGCCAATATGTCGTGTTATCAATCACCGATACGGGCACCGGTATAGCCCCCGAGCTTGTGGATCGGCTGTTTGAGCCTTTCTTCACCTCTACAGAACAGGGAGGGGGAACAGGGCTGGGTTTGGCGATGGTACACGGGTTCATCAATCAGTCTGGCGGACAAATCAGCGTCCACTCAAAGCCGGGGGAAGGCAGCACCTTCCTCCTCTATCTGCCTGTCTCCGACCAGCCACCGATACCGCTGCAGGTTGACGAGAAACCATCTGAAAAGATCGGCGGCAACGAATGGATCCTGCTGGTGGAGGACGACCACCTGGTTCGGAGTGTCGCCAAACATCAACTGGAATCCCTGGGCTATCAGGTCATCACGGCAACTGATGGCCAGCAGGCACTCGACCTGTTGCGCAAAGGCAATGCGGTTGACCTGCTGTTCACCGATTTGCGCATGCCCGGCATGGGCGGCAGACAACTGGCCCAACTGGCCAGTGAGCAATGCCCCTACCTGAAAATACTGTTCACCACTGGATTTGCCGGCCACGACGATGAAGGCGACGGGCTGCAAGACAACACCAACCTCATCAGAAAACCTTACCACCGCGCTGAACTTGCCCAGTGCCTGCGACGGGTACTGACACAGCAGGACAACACATGA
- a CDS encoding EAL domain-containing response regulator, with translation MTLGPPDKRLLVLDDDADVSFTICTIAKGAGHDARATTSADEFLHLVADWAPSHLIVDLAMPEVDGVEILKRLADIAFDGVVIVASGLGNRVLEAAGRAAAENGLNVSGVLGKPFTPNRLRELLSDKTHQPPLKAPENRPQEFQVTRQTLTAGLAEQQIGVYYQPKVSCATEKCIGFEALARWHHPDIGIILPDRFIPLAEDTGLIGELTRQVFGQALRWFAESFRGTNTTIALNMSVRVIADAGLSEWLMTQCQELGLDPHQIVLEITESSSMENPIMMLEFLTQFRIKGFSLSIDDFGVGYSSLIQLARLPFSEMKIDKMFIISAPQSEESQKIAAAIVGLARALGLLVTAEGVEDQWTLSFLAEIGCDSAQGYFIARPMSPDDTLSWLANPPVIDGGC, from the coding sequence ATGACATTAGGCCCCCCCGATAAACGGCTGTTGGTACTCGATGATGATGCCGACGTCAGCTTTACCATCTGCACCATTGCCAAAGGCGCCGGTCACGATGCCCGCGCCACCACCAGTGCCGATGAGTTTCTTCACCTGGTTGCAGATTGGGCCCCTTCACACCTGATAGTTGATCTCGCCATGCCGGAAGTGGATGGTGTCGAGATACTGAAACGTCTGGCCGATATCGCCTTTGATGGCGTCGTGATCGTTGCCAGCGGTCTGGGAAACAGGGTGCTGGAGGCTGCGGGTCGAGCCGCCGCAGAGAATGGTCTCAATGTCTCGGGGGTGCTGGGTAAGCCCTTTACCCCCAACCGACTCCGCGAGCTGCTCAGTGACAAGACCCACCAGCCTCCCCTAAAGGCTCCCGAAAACCGGCCACAGGAATTCCAGGTTACCCGGCAGACCCTCACCGCGGGCCTGGCTGAGCAGCAAATAGGCGTCTATTACCAGCCCAAAGTCTCCTGCGCCACTGAAAAATGTATAGGCTTTGAAGCGCTGGCCCGGTGGCACCATCCCGATATCGGCATCATTTTGCCTGACCGCTTCATTCCGCTGGCTGAAGATACCGGTCTGATCGGCGAGCTGACCCGGCAGGTATTTGGCCAAGCTCTTCGCTGGTTTGCCGAATCGTTTCGTGGCACCAATACCACCATCGCCCTGAACATGTCCGTCAGGGTAATAGCTGACGCCGGCCTATCCGAGTGGCTGATGACCCAGTGTCAGGAACTGGGACTGGACCCTCACCAGATTGTGCTTGAGATTACCGAAAGCAGCAGCATGGAAAACCCGATCATGATGCTGGAGTTTCTTACCCAATTTCGCATCAAGGGGTTCAGCTTATCGATTGATGATTTCGGGGTGGGCTACTCATCCCTGATTCAGCTGGCCCGATTGCCGTTCTCGGAAATGAAAATTGACAAAATGTTTATCATCTCGGCACCACAGTCCGAGGAATCACAAAAAATTGCAGCGGCGATTGTGGGTCTGGCCAGGGCACTGGGGCTACTGGTGACCGCCGAAGGCGTGGAAGATCAGTGGACACTGTCCTTTCTCGCCGAGATTGGTTGCGACTCAGCTCAGGGGTATTTTATTGCACGCCCGATGTCACCGGACGACACCCTCTCGTGGCTGGCAAACCCGCCGGTAATTGACGGAGGCTGTTGA
- a CDS encoding PAS domain S-box protein, producing MHIPEDILFECHPDPMWIYDRETLRFLDVNHAAIAKYGYSRDEFLAMTIEDIRPTEDVAKLHENLANPAAGFNDAGIWRHCLKSGEIISVAITAHTLDYDGTKAELVSARDVTQLLALQADKADHLKREQDLRQEAETSANLFQSLFEAAPGQFLVMTPDEFRIVAASDAYLKATGTRRQDIKGRLMFDVFPDDPDDSKADGVRNLRASLEQVKETGMSDILPVQRYPIPRPEDQGGGFAEHFWSCVHTPLKGADGQIIFIILRTEDVTDFVYSAEGRLASQRATDMEEHDEARLELDILLRSRELKMANSRLQEQEASLRTAKRLLKLGIWKLNLDSDVLSWSDDIYDMYDIAPEDFGHCFDAYLQLMHPDDRQGLVDELNSFLEKPDTPLQFRHRIPKPDGSIMYVQGMGELANTADGRVLTGVVQNITDQVLADNRLAEATSLQRIAGEAARLGGWRFDLERKIMTWSREIADIHDVGQQFQLTFQDVVNFYTPEYRNRFQRVFDACATRGEPFSEVMAKTTATGRPIWVRNTGEAEYNVDGNICAVRGALQDITDHINAREQSKTLSSQLEQTLESMSDGFFTLDRDFNFTFVNNEFCRILNKRRDALIGNNAWECFPAAADSAFRTEYEAALTTQTTRTFTERYSELNIWLRVKAYPSIEGLAIYFQDVTQERAREQHLRLLESAISRQNDILLITEARPLDEPEGPRIIYVNDAFERHTGYSREEVIGKTPRLLQGPKTQRAELDRIREALTLWQPVRAELINYTKSGDEFWLEMDIVPLADETGWFTHWVAVERDITDRKMAEQAVRQSDERFQLVSKATNDVIWDWDLVEDSLWWNENLKTMFGHDPAQINHGLEFWVEHIHPDDRNALLTELYAVFNSGGLTWQGEYRFIHANGKAQSVVDRGFITRDSTGKAIRMVGSMVDVTELREMDERLRQSQKLEAVGHLTGGIAHDFNNLLTVILGNAEFMQEQLGDQPDLQRLAEMSVTAAERGAELTNRLLAFARRQALQPRRVDINKLVTDTLGLLKRALNEDIELTFVDTRELWTTEIDPGQLEVALLNLAINARDAMPEGGRLLIETANTLLDEAYTQDQVDVIAGDYVQVSVSDSGSGMPADIVSQAFDPFFTTKVMGKGSGLGLSMVYGFVKQSGGHARIYSEENEGTTIRLYFPRAAATDVEPHEATREIEPRGGSEHILAVEDDDQVRTYVTNLLESLGYRVTAARSGAEALDILLQHKDIELLFTDVVMPGGINGRQLSEQALSIHPDMKVLFTSGYSENAIIHNGRLDKGVQLISKPYHREQLALKLREILDPP from the coding sequence ATGCATATCCCGGAGGACATTCTCTTCGAATGTCACCCCGATCCGATGTGGATCTATGACAGGGAAACCCTGCGCTTCCTTGACGTAAACCATGCCGCCATCGCCAAATACGGCTATTCCCGCGACGAATTCCTCGCCATGACCATTGAGGATATTCGACCGACGGAAGATGTTGCCAAATTACACGAAAACCTCGCAAACCCGGCTGCAGGGTTTAATGACGCAGGTATCTGGCGCCACTGCCTCAAGTCCGGGGAAATTATTTCAGTGGCCATCACCGCGCACACCCTGGACTATGACGGCACAAAAGCCGAACTGGTCTCCGCCCGGGATGTCACCCAGTTACTGGCGCTGCAAGCAGATAAAGCCGACCATCTGAAGCGGGAGCAGGATTTGCGGCAGGAAGCCGAGACCTCGGCCAACCTGTTTCAATCCCTGTTCGAAGCGGCGCCCGGGCAATTTCTGGTCATGACCCCCGATGAATTCAGGATTGTCGCCGCCAGTGATGCCTATCTCAAGGCCACCGGTACCCGGCGGCAGGACATCAAGGGCCGTCTAATGTTCGATGTTTTCCCCGATGACCCCGACGACAGCAAGGCAGACGGTGTCCGGAATCTTCGGGCCTCGCTGGAACAGGTCAAAGAGACCGGCATGTCGGATATTCTGCCGGTTCAGCGCTACCCTATCCCTCGTCCGGAAGACCAGGGCGGCGGCTTCGCCGAACACTTCTGGAGTTGCGTGCACACCCCCCTTAAAGGGGCCGATGGTCAAATTATATTCATTATCCTCAGAACCGAGGATGTCACTGACTTTGTCTACTCAGCTGAGGGTCGCCTGGCATCCCAGCGAGCCACTGACATGGAGGAGCACGACGAGGCTCGATTGGAGCTGGACATCCTGCTGCGATCCCGCGAATTGAAAATGGCCAACAGCCGCCTGCAGGAACAGGAGGCCAGCCTGCGTACGGCCAAACGGTTACTGAAGCTGGGGATATGGAAACTCAATCTCGACAGCGATGTGCTCAGCTGGTCTGACGATATCTACGACATGTACGATATTGCTCCCGAGGACTTTGGCCACTGCTTCGATGCCTACCTGCAATTGATGCACCCGGATGACCGACAGGGTCTGGTCGACGAGCTGAACAGTTTTCTGGAAAAACCCGATACACCGTTGCAATTTCGCCACAGGATTCCCAAACCGGACGGCAGCATTATGTATGTTCAGGGCATGGGTGAGCTGGCCAATACTGCCGACGGACGAGTGCTCACCGGTGTGGTGCAGAATATTACCGATCAGGTTCTGGCCGACAACCGTCTGGCCGAGGCCACCAGCCTGCAACGGATTGCCGGAGAGGCCGCGCGTCTGGGGGGTTGGCGTTTCGATCTTGAGAGAAAGATCATGACCTGGTCCAGAGAGATCGCCGACATCCACGATGTCGGGCAGCAATTTCAACTTACATTCCAGGATGTCGTCAATTTTTATACCCCGGAATATCGCAATCGTTTTCAGCGTGTTTTTGATGCCTGTGCAACCCGAGGGGAACCCTTTAGCGAAGTGATGGCAAAAACCACTGCCACAGGCAGACCCATTTGGGTGCGCAATACCGGTGAAGCTGAATACAATGTCGATGGGAATATTTGTGCCGTGCGTGGAGCGCTACAGGACATTACCGACCACATCAACGCCCGCGAGCAATCAAAAACCCTGTCCAGTCAGTTGGAGCAGACCCTGGAGAGTATGAGCGATGGCTTCTTCACCCTCGACAGGGACTTCAATTTCACCTTCGTCAACAACGAATTTTGCCGAATTCTCAACAAGCGCCGGGATGCACTGATTGGCAATAACGCCTGGGAGTGCTTTCCGGCTGCCGCGGATTCTGCTTTCCGCACCGAGTATGAAGCGGCCCTTACAACACAGACGACACGTACGTTTACCGAACGTTACAGCGAACTGAATATCTGGTTGCGGGTAAAGGCCTACCCCTCGATCGAAGGACTCGCCATCTATTTTCAGGATGTCACCCAGGAGCGAGCCAGAGAGCAACACCTGCGACTGCTGGAATCCGCCATCTCCCGGCAAAATGACATTTTACTGATCACTGAAGCAAGACCTCTGGATGAACCCGAGGGGCCCAGAATCATCTATGTCAACGATGCCTTCGAGCGGCACACCGGGTATAGCCGGGAGGAGGTCATCGGCAAAACACCGCGCCTGCTGCAGGGGCCAAAAACCCAGCGGGCAGAGCTGGATCGCATTCGGGAGGCCCTTACCCTTTGGCAGCCCGTGCGTGCTGAACTAATCAACTACACCAAAAGTGGTGATGAGTTCTGGCTGGAAATGGACATTGTCCCACTGGCGGACGAAACCGGCTGGTTTACCCACTGGGTTGCAGTAGAGCGGGATATTACTGACCGGAAAATGGCTGAGCAGGCTGTCAGGCAGAGTGACGAACGATTCCAACTGGTCTCCAAAGCCACCAACGATGTGATCTGGGACTGGGACCTTGTTGAGGACAGCCTGTGGTGGAACGAAAACCTGAAAACCATGTTCGGTCACGACCCTGCACAGATCAATCACGGCCTGGAATTCTGGGTTGAACATATTCATCCGGATGATCGCAATGCCCTGCTCACAGAACTCTATGCCGTTTTTAACAGCGGTGGACTCACCTGGCAGGGGGAATACCGGTTTATCCATGCCAATGGCAAGGCGCAGTCCGTGGTGGATCGGGGCTTTATCACTCGGGATTCAACAGGCAAAGCCATACGCATGGTCGGCAGCATGGTGGATGTCACCGAACTGCGGGAAATGGATGAACGGCTGCGCCAGTCACAAAAGCTGGAAGCGGTCGGCCACCTCACCGGTGGCATTGCCCACGATTTCAACAATCTGCTCACGGTAATATTGGGCAATGCCGAATTCATGCAGGAGCAGCTCGGCGATCAACCCGACCTACAGCGGTTGGCAGAAATGTCTGTCACAGCGGCGGAGCGGGGAGCGGAGCTCACCAACCGCTTGCTCGCCTTTGCCCGTCGCCAGGCATTACAACCCAGGCGGGTGGATATCAATAAACTGGTTACCGACACTCTGGGATTACTAAAGCGAGCTCTCAACGAAGATATTGAATTGACGTTTGTCGATACCAGAGAGCTCTGGACTACCGAGATTGATCCTGGCCAACTGGAAGTGGCACTGCTCAATCTGGCCATCAATGCACGGGATGCCATGCCAGAGGGCGGCAGGTTGTTGATAGAGACAGCTAATACGCTGCTGGATGAGGCCTATACGCAGGACCAAGTGGATGTGATCGCCGGTGACTATGTGCAGGTATCGGTATCCGACAGTGGCTCCGGCATGCCTGCCGATATTGTCAGCCAGGCCTTCGACCCATTTTTTACCACCAAAGTGATGGGCAAAGGCAGTGGTCTCGGCCTCAGTATGGTGTATGGCTTTGTCAAACAATCCGGTGGGCATGCCAGGATTTATTCTGAAGAAAATGAAGGCACCACAATCAGACTCTATTTTCCACGTGCGGCCGCAACAGACGTGGAGCCCCATGAAGCAACGCGGGAGATTGAGCCCAGAGGCGGATCAGAACATATTCTGGCGGTTGAGGATGACGATCAGGTGAGGACCTATGTCACCAATCTGCTGGAAAGCCTCGGTTACCGGGTCACAGCTGCCCGGTCCGGCGCGGAGGCATTAGATATCCTGCTACAGCACAAGGATATTGAACTGTTATTTACCGATGTTGTGATGCCGGGAGGTATCAATGGTCGACAACTTAGCGAGCAGGCGCTTAGCATCCATCCCGATATGAAAGTATTGTTTACTTCAGGCTACAGTGAAAACGCCATTATTCACAATGGTCGCCTGGATAAAGGCGTGCAGTTGATCAGCAAACCCTATCATCGCGAGCAGCTGGCACTAAAATTGCGCGAGATACTGGACCCGCCCTGA
- a CDS encoding GGDEF domain-containing protein produces the protein MLVTLRESDNLGRWGGEEFIVLAANSTLDDGAQLAERLRAHVEALDFGELGGVTISVGVTEWRKGDTRKALVARADEAMYRAKNSGRNCVKC, from the coding sequence TTGCTCGTCACACTGCGCGAGTCCGATAATCTGGGGCGCTGGGGTGGTGAAGAATTTATTGTGCTGGCAGCCAACAGCACGCTGGATGATGGTGCCCAATTGGCAGAGCGTTTGCGAGCCCATGTCGAAGCTCTCGATTTTGGTGAGCTCGGCGGGGTCACGATCAGCGTGGGTGTCACGGAATGGCGCAAGGGGGACACCCGAAAGGCACTGGTGGCTCGTGCTGATGAAGCCATGTATCGGGCCAAAAACAGTGGTCGAAACTGCGTTAAATGCTGA
- the msrB gene encoding peptide-methionine (R)-S-oxide reductase MsrB, whose amino-acid sequence MANTGQFNDEQWREQLTPDEFRICRQKGTEPPFSGAYCDEKAPGIYHCKCCHQPLFDAAAKYDSGSGWPSFYQAMDENAIDECADTSHGMRRTEITCAHCGAHLGHLFDDGPEPTGLRYCVNSASLQLEPS is encoded by the coding sequence ATGGCGAACACAGGACAATTTAACGATGAACAATGGCGAGAACAGCTCACCCCTGACGAATTCAGAATCTGTCGTCAGAAGGGCACTGAACCTCCATTTAGTGGTGCCTACTGCGATGAGAAAGCTCCCGGTATCTACCACTGTAAATGCTGCCATCAGCCGCTGTTTGATGCTGCGGCCAAGTATGACTCAGGTTCCGGCTGGCCGAGCTTCTATCAGGCCATGGATGAGAATGCTATCGATGAATGTGCCGATACTAGCCATGGCATGCGCCGTACCGAGATCACTTGTGCGCACTGTGGCGCTCATCTGGGACACCTGTTTGATGACGGCCCTGAACCAACCGGACTGCGATATTGCGTGAATTCGGCCTCCTTGCAATTGGAGCCGTCCTGA
- a CDS encoding pyridoxal phosphate-dependent aminotransferase — MQHIQKSNKLNNVCYDIRGPVLDHANRLEEEGLRILKLNIGNPAPFGFEAPDEIIHDVIHNLAKAQGYCHSKGIYSARKAVMQRCQLIGIPNVDIDDIFLGNGVSELIVMAMQALLNNGDEILVPVPDYPLWTAAVNLAGGKAVHYLCDEANEWQPDIEDIARKITPNTRGIVVINPNNPTGAVYSEAVLQKIVELAREHDLIIYADEIYDRILYDDAVHVPLGSLATDVLCITFNGLSKAYRLAGFRSGWLVVSGAKHRARSYIQGIEMLASMRLCANVPAMYAIQTALGGYQSINDLVAPEGRLYQQREKAWSLLTRIPGVSCVKPKAAMYLFPKLDREIYPIEDDEQLVLDLLLEERILLVQGTAFNWPDPDHFRIVFLPREDDLEEAIERLARFLEKYRLNHPVTKVKLAQVAP, encoded by the coding sequence ATGCAACATATCCAGAAGTCAAACAAGCTGAATAACGTCTGCTACGATATTCGCGGCCCGGTGCTCGACCACGCCAACCGGCTCGAGGAAGAAGGCCTGCGCATCCTGAAGCTGAATATTGGCAACCCTGCCCCGTTCGGTTTTGAAGCGCCCGACGAGATCATTCACGATGTCATTCACAACTTGGCCAAGGCCCAGGGCTACTGCCACTCCAAAGGCATCTACAGTGCCCGCAAGGCCGTTATGCAACGCTGCCAGTTGATCGGTATCCCGAATGTCGACATCGACGATATCTTCCTGGGCAACGGCGTCAGCGAACTGATTGTCATGGCCATGCAGGCACTACTCAACAACGGGGATGAAATTCTGGTGCCGGTGCCGGATTACCCCCTGTGGACGGCTGCCGTCAATCTGGCCGGGGGCAAGGCGGTTCACTATCTCTGCGACGAAGCCAACGAATGGCAACCGGACATCGAGGATATCGCCCGCAAGATCACACCGAATACCCGGGGCATTGTGGTAATCAACCCCAACAACCCCACCGGGGCTGTTTACTCCGAGGCGGTTCTGCAGAAAATTGTCGAACTGGCCAGGGAGCATGACCTGATCATTTATGCCGATGAAATCTATGACCGCATTCTCTACGATGATGCAGTACATGTACCACTCGGCAGTCTGGCCACTGATGTGTTGTGTATCACGTTCAATGGGTTATCAAAAGCCTACCGCCTGGCTGGCTTCCGTTCCGGCTGGCTGGTGGTAAGTGGCGCAAAACACCGCGCCCGCAGTTATATCCAGGGGATTGAAATGCTCGCATCCATGCGGCTGTGCGCCAACGTGCCGGCCATGTATGCCATTCAGACCGCCCTGGGCGGCTATCAGAGCATCAACGATCTGGTGGCACCGGAGGGCCGTCTCTACCAGCAACGCGAAAAAGCCTGGTCCCTGTTGACCCGGATACCCGGTGTCAGTTGCGTCAAACCCAAAGCGGCGATGTACCTGTTCCCCAAACTGGACCGGGAAATTTATCCGATTGAAGACGACGAGCAATTGGTGCTGGATTTATTACTGGAAGAACGGATTTTGCTGGTGCAGGGCACCGCTTTCAACTGGCCGGATCCCGACCATTTCCGCATCGTATTCCTGCCGAGGGAAGACGACCTGGAGGAAGCCATTGAGCGGCTGGCCCGCTTCCTGGAAAAATACCGTCTCAATCATCCGGTGACAAAGGTAAAACTGGCTCAGGTGGCCCCGTAA